From Pleurocapsa sp. PCC 7319:
GAATTGTTATTTTATAAGCAGTTTTCAATTGAATGGACTAGGCTTATAATTGGCTAGTTTTGAGCTATAAGCTATTAGCTATTAGCATTTAGATAATGATCGAGTTTAACTTTGTGTGGTCTACTCAACTGAAAAGTGCAGTAATTTTAAAAATTACATTCTCTCCAAAACATCAATCCCCAATAAAGACAAGCCCAACTTAATTGTACGAGCAGTTAAATCAGCCAAGATTAAACGAGATGTCCGTTGAGGTTCATCAGCTTTTAAAATTTCACATTGTTCGTACATCTGATTAAATTTTTGACTTAGTTCAAACAAATATAAACTGATACGATTAGGCAACAAGGTGGATTCTACCTCTTTGATTACTTCTTCTAACTGCAAGATATGTTTGGCTAAGACTAGTTCCGCTTCTTCGGTTAATACAATCTGTGTGTCCGTATCTAATTGAGAAAAATCGATATTTCCCTTACGGCTGATACCTTGAGGACGAACATAAGCATAAAGCAAATAGGGTGCAGTATTCCCTTTGAGGTCGAGCATTTTATCGTAGTCAAATTTGTAGTCAGAAGTACGATTTTGACTCAAATCGGCATATTTAACTGCGCTTAATCCGACTACTTCAGCAACGTGATTAATAAATTCTGGAGTTTCTTGCCTTCCCTCTTCTTGTAATCTAGTTTCCAGATCTTTCTTCGCTCTTTCTATAGCTTCATCTAATAAATCTTTGAGTTTTACTGTTTCACCTGAACGAGTTTTGATTCTTTTGCCATCTTTACCCAAGACAAGTCCAAAGGGTACGTGAACTACTTCTACTGACTCAGGTAAGATACCTGCTTTTTTAGCGACTTGAAATACTCCGGCAAAATGATTCGCCTGTCCAGAATCAGTAACATAAATAATTCTCGCTACACCATCTTCCTTGACCCGATATTTGAGTGCCGCTAAATCTGTAGTGGCATAGTTAAACCCGCCATCAGTTTTCTGCACAATTAAAGGAAGAGGATCGCCATCTTTATTGGTAAAACCATCTAGAAAAACACATTGTGCCCCTTCGCTTTCTTCGAGTAATCCTTTTTGTTCTAATTTACTAACAATATCTTCTAAAAAAGG
This genomic window contains:
- the argS gene encoding arginine--tRNA ligase is translated as MTSILEQLENSVSHALVVAFGTELAATDPLIAPTNNPKFGDYQSNVALSLAKPLKQNPRAIAQSIIDNLQLEDKCDPPTIAGPGFINFTLKPDYISELLRKIQLDERLGIPEVQPTEKVIVDFSSPNIAKEMHVGHLRSTIIGDAIARILEFRGYDVLRLNHVGDWGTQFGMLIAYLREAYPEALTTANALDIGDLVSLYKKAKVRFDEDEEFKQNARQEVVNLQAGAEDSLHAWKLLCDQSRQEFQVIYDLLDIKLEERGESFYNPFLEDIVSKLEQKGLLEESEGAQCVFLDGFTNKDGDPLPLIVQKTDGGFNYATTDLAALKYRVKEDGVARIIYVTDSGQANHFAGVFQVAKKAGILPESVEVVHVPFGLVLGKDGKRIKTRSGETVKLKDLLDEAIERAKKDLETRLQEEGRQETPEFINHVAEVVGLSAVKYADLSQNRTSDYKFDYDKMLDLKGNTAPYLLYAYVRPQGISRKGNIDFSQLDTDTQIVLTEEAELVLAKHILQLEEVIKEVESTLLPNRISLYLFELSQKFNQMYEQCEILKADEPQRTSRLILADLTARTIKLGLSLLGIDVLERM